A window from Micromonospora terminaliae encodes these proteins:
- a CDS encoding response regulator transcription factor, producing the protein MTADAAPRGLVLVVEDEPAIADLVRLYLTRDGFGVHLERDGSAGLAAARRLRPVACVLDIALPGLAGTEICRRLREAGDWTPVIFLTARDDEVDRIVGLELGADDYVTKPFSPRELVARVRAVLRRAAGAPATAEQPRVVGAVTLDPARRTVTAGGAPVQLTSTEFDLLAHLMARPGRVFTREELLAGVWGYAAHAGTRTVDVHVAQVRAKLGPASVIRTHRGVGYAADA; encoded by the coding sequence GTGACCGCCGACGCCGCTCCGCGTGGGCTCGTCCTCGTGGTGGAGGACGAGCCGGCCATCGCCGACCTGGTCCGGCTCTACCTGACCCGGGACGGGTTCGGCGTACACCTGGAACGGGACGGGTCGGCCGGGCTGGCCGCCGCGCGGCGGCTGCGGCCGGTGGCCTGCGTGCTCGACATCGCGCTGCCCGGCCTGGCCGGCACCGAGATCTGCCGGCGGCTGCGCGAGGCCGGCGACTGGACGCCGGTCATCTTCCTCACCGCACGCGACGACGAGGTCGACCGGATCGTCGGCCTGGAACTGGGCGCCGACGACTACGTGACGAAGCCGTTCAGCCCCCGCGAGCTGGTCGCCCGGGTCCGGGCGGTGCTGCGCCGCGCCGCCGGCGCACCCGCCACGGCCGAGCAGCCCCGGGTGGTCGGCGCGGTCACCCTCGACCCGGCCCGCCGCACGGTCACCGCCGGCGGCGCCCCGGTGCAGCTGACCTCCACCGAGTTCGACCTGCTCGCGCACCTGATGGCCCGGCCCGGCCGGGTCTTCACCCGGGAGGAACTGCTGGCCGGCGTCTGGGGGTACGCGGCACACGCCGGCACCCGGACCGTCGACGTGCACGTGGCGCAGGTGCGGGCGAAGCTCGGCCCGGCCAGCGTGATCCGCACCCACCGCGGCGTCGGGTACGCGGCCGATGCCTGA
- a CDS encoding peptidylprolyl isomerase translates to MAEAVYATLHTNAGPIRLELFPNHAPKTVRNFVELAEGTREYIDPRTGQPGSGPYYDGTISHRVISGFMVQMGDPTGTGRGGPGYKFADEFHPELRFDRPYLLAMANAGPGTNGSQFFITVGPTPHLNNRHTIFGQVADEQSAKVVDSIANTPTGPSDRPLQDVVIERVEIERKPA, encoded by the coding sequence GTGGCCGAGGCTGTCTACGCCACCTTGCACACCAACGCTGGCCCGATCCGGCTGGAGCTCTTCCCGAACCACGCGCCGAAGACCGTCCGCAACTTCGTCGAGCTGGCCGAGGGCACCCGGGAGTACATCGACCCGCGTACCGGCCAGCCGGGCAGCGGGCCGTACTACGACGGCACCATCTCGCACCGCGTGATCAGCGGATTCATGGTCCAGATGGGCGACCCGACCGGCACCGGTCGCGGTGGCCCGGGCTACAAGTTCGCGGACGAGTTCCACCCGGAGCTGCGCTTCGACCGGCCCTACCTGCTCGCGATGGCGAACGCCGGGCCGGGCACCAACGGCTCGCAGTTCTTCATCACGGTGGGCCCGACGCCGCACCTGAACAACCGGCACACCATCTTCGGTCAGGTCGCGGACGAGCAGTCGGCGAAGGTCGTGGATTCGATCGCCAACACCCCGACCGGCCCGAGCGACCGGCCGCTCCAGGACGTGGTCATCGAGCGCGTCGAGATCGAGCGCAAGCCGGCCTGA
- a CDS encoding sensor histidine kinase yields MPEQPTVALPVIGSGPAAPPRRRFAHTLTARAVLVTCAVALVSVLVTALVAVPLAVRGAERRDQEALAAQARLAAEVLRVRAARQRDNAGDRLIRQLRQQQIQVYLVRAGQADHAGLPPQVVKRVAAGRDVSGRRLVGGERALVEGRALPGGDGVVLARPTRNGPWRQVLLSLWLPMLAGLAAGAAAGLLLARRLARPIRTAATAAARLRAGDRAVRVPVEPPDEVADLAYALNGLAAALATSEGRQREFLLSVSHELRTPLTAIRGYAEALADGVIEADAVPATGRTVLAESEHLDRLVSDLLALARLEAADFPLEPGPVDLTRLAADAARTWSDRCAAVGVPFRVETPDGPVPAYTDPGRIRQVVDGLLENALRVVPPGAPVVLAVRAAGADPAAGGFVEVRDGGPGFTDDDLAVAFERGALHQRYRGVRKVGSGLGLALAAGLVRRLGGEIRAGHAPEGGAAFTVRLPGDPYLTRTSA; encoded by the coding sequence ATGCCTGAACAGCCCACCGTCGCGCTCCCGGTCATCGGGTCCGGCCCGGCGGCCCCGCCCCGGCGGCGGTTCGCGCACACCCTGACCGCCCGCGCCGTGCTGGTCACCTGCGCGGTGGCGCTGGTGTCGGTGCTGGTCACCGCGCTGGTCGCGGTGCCCCTGGCGGTACGCGGGGCGGAGCGGCGCGACCAGGAGGCGCTGGCCGCGCAGGCCCGGCTGGCCGCCGAGGTGCTCCGGGTCCGCGCGGCGCGCCAGCGGGACAATGCCGGGGACCGGCTCATCCGCCAGCTCCGCCAGCAGCAGATCCAGGTGTACCTGGTCCGGGCCGGCCAGGCCGACCACGCCGGCCTGCCCCCGCAGGTGGTGAAGCGGGTGGCGGCCGGCCGGGACGTCTCCGGCCGGCGGCTGGTCGGCGGCGAACGGGCCCTGGTCGAGGGGCGGGCGCTGCCCGGCGGCGACGGCGTCGTGCTGGCCCGGCCGACCCGCAACGGACCGTGGCGGCAGGTGCTGCTCAGCCTCTGGTTGCCGATGCTCGCCGGGCTCGCCGCCGGGGCGGCCGCCGGCCTGCTGCTGGCCCGCCGGCTGGCCCGGCCGATCCGCACCGCGGCCACGGCCGCCGCGCGGCTGCGGGCCGGGGACCGGGCGGTGCGCGTGCCCGTGGAGCCGCCCGACGAGGTGGCCGACCTGGCGTACGCGCTGAACGGGCTGGCCGCCGCGCTGGCCACCAGTGAGGGGCGGCAGCGCGAGTTCCTGCTCTCGGTCTCCCACGAGCTCCGCACCCCGCTCACCGCCATCCGCGGCTACGCCGAGGCGCTGGCCGACGGGGTCATCGAGGCCGACGCGGTGCCGGCCACCGGGCGGACGGTGCTCGCCGAGTCCGAGCACCTGGACCGGCTGGTCAGCGACCTGCTGGCGCTGGCCCGGCTGGAGGCCGCCGACTTCCCGCTGGAACCCGGGCCGGTCGACCTGACCCGGCTGGCCGCCGACGCGGCACGCACCTGGTCCGACCGGTGCGCGGCGGTCGGCGTGCCGTTCCGGGTGGAGACGCCGGACGGGCCGGTGCCCGCGTACACCGATCCGGGGCGGATCCGGCAGGTCGTGGACGGGCTGCTGGAGAACGCGCTGCGGGTCGTACCCCCGGGGGCGCCCGTGGTGCTCGCGGTGCGGGCGGCCGGCGCGGACCCGGCCGCGGGCGGCTTCGTCGAGGTCCGGGACGGCGGACCCGGCTTCACCGACGACGACCTGGCGGTGGCGTTCGAGCGCGGGGCCCTGCACCAGCGGTACCGGGGGGTGCGCAAGGTGGGCAGCGGGCTCGGGCTGGCGCTCGCCGCCGGGCTGGTCCGGCGGCTCGGCGGCGAGATCCGGGCCGGTCACGCTCCGGAGGGCGGGGCGGCCTTCACCGTCCGGCTGCCCGGCGATCCTTACCTGACCCGAACATCGGCCTGA
- a CDS encoding phosphotransferase, protein MTTPDWSDPRWRDAALAWVGDALGRHGRRVTGPVEPRVRPWSLVWRVPTDAGPAWFKANNAGTRFEAALLAELARLAPEAVLDPLAVDPARGWSLLPDGGPSLRDVLAGDLTLWERVLPAYAAVQIAVAPRVDRLLAAGVPDHRPELMPALLDGLLDDSDALLLGRPDGLTPELHARLRAHRPEFAATCRRLAEFGVPASVQHDDLHDGNVFVADAGYRFFDWGDASVAHPFATLLVTLNSVAHGAGLAPGDPVLGRLRDAYLEAWTGRYDRAALREAAGLAMTVATVSRALSWRRALATPDPARSEYAAAVPGWLGELFAPSPA, encoded by the coding sequence GTGACGACACCCGACTGGTCCGATCCGCGGTGGCGGGACGCCGCGCTGGCCTGGGTCGGTGACGCGCTGGGCCGGCACGGCCGGCGGGTGACCGGCCCGGTGGAGCCCCGGGTCCGCCCCTGGTCGCTCGTCTGGCGGGTGCCCACCGACGCCGGCCCGGCCTGGTTCAAGGCCAACAACGCGGGCACCCGCTTCGAGGCGGCGCTCCTGGCCGAGCTGGCCCGGCTCGCCCCGGAGGCGGTGCTCGACCCGCTCGCCGTGGACCCCGCGCGCGGCTGGTCGCTGCTGCCCGACGGCGGCCCGAGCCTGCGGGACGTGCTCGCCGGGGACCTGACGCTCTGGGAGCGGGTGCTGCCCGCGTACGCGGCCGTGCAGATCGCGGTCGCGCCGAGGGTCGACCGGTTGCTCGCCGCGGGGGTGCCCGACCACCGGCCGGAGCTGATGCCGGCACTCCTCGACGGGCTGCTCGACGACTCCGACGCCCTGCTGCTGGGCCGGCCGGACGGGCTGACCCCGGAACTGCACGCGCGGCTGCGGGCGCACCGGCCGGAGTTCGCGGCGACCTGCCGTCGGCTGGCGGAGTTCGGGGTCCCGGCCAGCGTCCAGCACGACGACCTGCACGACGGGAACGTCTTCGTCGCCGACGCCGGCTACCGCTTCTTCGACTGGGGCGACGCCTCGGTGGCCCACCCGTTCGCCACTCTGCTGGTGACGCTCAACTCGGTGGCGCACGGCGCCGGGCTGGCACCGGGCGACCCGGTGCTGGGCCGGTTGCGGGACGCCTACCTGGAGGCGTGGACCGGCCGGTACGACCGGGCGGCCCTGCGGGAGGCCGCCGGGCTGGCCATGACGGTCGCCACCGTGAGCCGGGCGCTGTCCTGGCGGCGCGCCCTGGCCACGCCCGATCCGGCCCGGTCCGAGTACGCGGCCGCCGTGCCCGGCTGGCTCGGGGAACTCTTCGCTCCCAGCCCTGCCTGA
- the corA gene encoding magnesium/cobalt transporter CorA, with protein MTDRVARDRSAGQNGDRAPRPRAWAAPVRAMSRILNADGSPRTTQPADSGRSGIVNCGLYVDGERRPGEWHYAEALAAAREERNGFVWLGLHEPELEEMTAIAATFGLHELAVEDAVKAQQRPKLERFGDVAFLVLRTARYCEHTELTENSEVVETGQVMLFIGPNFLISVRHGDACRLSPVRADLEAKRDLLEHGPWAVAYAVTDRVVDLYLEVADRLEDDLDVLEADVFDRQGSGRIQRIYQMKRELVEFKRAVVPLQRPLLTLTSQVNREVPQEVRRYFRDVQDHLSRTVEQVNSYDDLLNSILQARLAQVTVDQNNDMRKIAAWAAIGAVWTAIAGIYGMNFKYMPELGWTYGYPGVWALMLISSFTLYRLFRRNGWL; from the coding sequence ATGACGGACCGGGTGGCACGCGACCGCAGCGCCGGGCAGAACGGCGACCGGGCACCCAGACCACGGGCCTGGGCCGCCCCGGTACGCGCCATGTCGCGCATCCTCAACGCCGACGGCTCCCCGCGTACGACCCAGCCGGCCGACTCCGGACGGAGCGGGATCGTCAACTGCGGCCTCTACGTCGACGGCGAGCGCCGGCCCGGCGAGTGGCACTACGCCGAGGCCCTGGCCGCCGCCCGCGAGGAGCGGAACGGCTTCGTCTGGCTCGGCCTGCACGAGCCGGAGCTGGAGGAGATGACCGCGATCGCGGCCACCTTCGGCCTGCACGAGCTGGCCGTGGAGGACGCGGTCAAGGCCCAGCAGCGTCCCAAGCTGGAGCGCTTCGGCGACGTCGCGTTCCTGGTGCTGCGCACCGCCCGCTACTGCGAGCACACCGAGCTGACGGAGAACTCCGAGGTCGTGGAGACCGGCCAGGTGATGCTCTTCATCGGGCCGAACTTCCTGATCAGCGTCCGGCACGGGGACGCCTGCCGGCTGTCGCCGGTCCGGGCCGACCTGGAGGCGAAGCGGGACCTGCTGGAGCACGGCCCGTGGGCCGTCGCGTACGCGGTCACCGACCGGGTGGTCGACCTCTACCTGGAGGTGGCCGACCGGCTGGAGGACGACCTCGACGTGCTGGAGGCGGACGTCTTCGACCGGCAGGGCAGCGGGCGGATCCAGCGGATCTACCAGATGAAGCGGGAGCTGGTGGAGTTCAAGCGGGCCGTGGTGCCGTTGCAGCGCCCGCTGCTCACCCTCACCTCGCAGGTCAACCGGGAGGTGCCGCAGGAGGTGCGGCGCTACTTCCGGGACGTGCAGGACCACCTCAGCCGCACCGTCGAGCAGGTGAACTCCTACGACGACCTGCTCAACTCCATCCTCCAGGCGCGGCTGGCCCAGGTCACCGTCGACCAGAACAACGACATGCGCAAGATCGCGGCCTGGGCCGCGATCGGTGCGGTGTGGACCGCCATCGCGGGCATCTACGGCATGAACTTCAAGTACATGCCGGAGCTCGGCTGGACGTACGGCTACCCGGGCGTGTGGGCGCTGATGCTCATCTCGTCGTTCACGCTCTACCGGCTGTTCCGCCGCAACGGCTGGCTCTGA
- a CDS encoding rhomboid family intramembrane serine protease, protein MTERSGQAGDATGGPAPTTPVCYRHPDRETYVRCTRCDRPICPECMRDASVGHQCPECVNEGRRSVRPARTAFGGGAAGRQGYVTKTLIALNVLVMVLSIASDRGGDAAAGGSGFGGLMGGSTPLTNWGAVLGQAVFPDGTVGGVAEGQWYRLVTAMFLHYGLVHLLLNMWALWVLGRNLEAVLGPLRFLALYLIAGLGGNVAVYLFSAPNQPAVGASTAIFGLFAAIFVILRRLGRDTSAIVPILVINLIFTFTVPGISVAGHLGGLVVGALMALVLAYAPRMRRTAFQVAGGAILLVALLGLILVRTATLTG, encoded by the coding sequence ATGACTGAGCGCTCCGGGCAGGCAGGCGACGCCACCGGCGGGCCGGCGCCGACCACTCCGGTCTGCTACCGGCACCCCGATCGGGAGACGTACGTCCGGTGCACCCGCTGTGACCGGCCGATCTGCCCGGAGTGCATGCGGGACGCCTCGGTGGGCCACCAGTGCCCGGAGTGCGTCAACGAGGGACGCCGCAGCGTGCGGCCGGCGCGTACCGCCTTCGGGGGCGGTGCCGCCGGCCGCCAGGGCTACGTCACCAAGACGCTGATCGCCCTGAACGTCCTGGTGATGGTGCTGTCCATCGCCTCCGACCGGGGCGGGGACGCGGCCGCCGGTGGGTCCGGTTTCGGCGGCCTCATGGGCGGCTCGACGCCGCTGACCAACTGGGGCGCCGTGCTCGGCCAGGCCGTCTTCCCCGACGGCACCGTCGGCGGGGTGGCCGAGGGCCAGTGGTACCGGCTGGTCACCGCGATGTTCCTGCACTACGGCCTGGTGCACCTGCTGCTCAACATGTGGGCGCTCTGGGTGCTGGGGCGCAACCTGGAGGCGGTGCTCGGCCCGCTGCGGTTCCTGGCGCTCTACCTGATCGCGGGGCTCGGCGGAAACGTCGCCGTCTACCTGTTCAGCGCCCCCAACCAGCCCGCCGTCGGTGCGTCGACGGCCATCTTCGGCCTGTTCGCCGCGATCTTCGTGATCCTCCGCCGGCTGGGCCGGGACACCTCGGCCATCGTGCCGATCCTCGTGATCAACCTGATCTTCACGTTCACCGTGCCGGGCATCTCGGTGGCCGGGCACCTCGGCGGGCTGGTGGTCGGGGCGCTGATGGCCCTGGTCCTGGCGTACGCCCCGCGGATGCGGCGGACCGCCTTCCAGGTCGCCGGCGGGGCGATCCTGCTGGTGGCGCTACTCGGGCTGATCCTCGTCCGCACGGCCACGCTCACCGGCTGA
- a CDS encoding thiolase family protein, producing MSDAVIVGAVRTPVGRRKGSLAGVHPVDLSAHVLRALAERTGIDPGDVDDVVWGCVSQVGEQSWNVARNAVLAAGWPESVPGTTLDRQCGSSQQALHFAAATVLSGQADLVVAGGVESMTRVPMGSSVAGGMPFSAAILERYRGVEGVAADSPLPFNQGVGAELIAQRWRFSRTQLDEFALASHEKAAAAQDAGAFDPELAPVALADGGKFSADEGIRRDTSLAKLGELATPFRADGVVTAGSASQISDGAAALAVTTSEWASRHGLRPLARVHTAVVAADDPVTMLTAPIPATAKALRRAGLGIEEIGVYEVNEAFAPVPLAWLAETEADPERLNPRGGAIALGHPLGGSGARIMTTMLQHMRDNGIRYGLQTMCEGGGMANATIVELL from the coding sequence ATGAGTGACGCGGTCATCGTCGGTGCGGTACGGACCCCGGTCGGGCGACGCAAGGGCAGCCTCGCCGGCGTGCACCCGGTCGACCTCTCGGCGCACGTGCTGCGCGCCCTCGCCGAGCGGACCGGCATCGATCCCGGCGACGTCGACGACGTGGTGTGGGGCTGCGTGTCGCAGGTCGGCGAGCAGTCGTGGAACGTGGCACGCAACGCCGTCCTGGCCGCCGGCTGGCCCGAGTCGGTCCCCGGCACCACCCTCGACCGGCAGTGCGGGTCCAGCCAGCAGGCGCTGCACTTCGCCGCCGCCACCGTGCTCTCCGGCCAGGCCGACCTCGTCGTGGCCGGCGGCGTCGAGTCGATGACGCGGGTGCCGATGGGCTCCAGCGTGGCCGGCGGGATGCCGTTCAGCGCGGCGATCCTCGAGCGCTACCGCGGCGTCGAGGGCGTCGCCGCGGACAGCCCGCTCCCGTTCAACCAGGGCGTCGGCGCCGAGCTGATCGCCCAGCGGTGGCGCTTCTCGCGTACCCAGCTCGACGAGTTCGCGCTGGCCAGCCACGAGAAGGCGGCCGCCGCGCAGGACGCCGGGGCGTTCGACCCGGAGCTCGCGCCGGTGGCGCTGGCCGACGGCGGCAAGTTCAGCGCCGACGAGGGCATCCGGCGGGACACGTCGCTGGCCAAGCTCGGCGAGCTGGCCACCCCGTTCAGGGCCGACGGCGTGGTCACCGCCGGCTCCGCGTCGCAGATCTCCGACGGGGCCGCGGCGCTCGCGGTCACCACCAGCGAGTGGGCCAGCCGGCACGGCCTGCGCCCGCTGGCCCGGGTGCACACCGCCGTGGTCGCGGCCGACGACCCGGTCACCATGCTCACGGCCCCCATCCCGGCCACCGCGAAGGCGCTGCGCCGCGCGGGGCTGGGCATCGAGGAGATCGGGGTGTACGAGGTGAACGAGGCGTTCGCCCCGGTGCCGCTGGCCTGGCTGGCGGAGACCGAGGCCGACCCGGAGCGGCTGAACCCGCGCGGCGGGGCGATCGCGCTCGGCCACCCGCTCGGCGGCTCCGGCGCCCGGATCATGACCACGATGCTCCAGCACATGCGCGACAACGGGATCCGCTACGGCCTCCAGACCATGTGCGAGGGCGGCGGCATGGCCAACGCCACCATCGTCGAGCTGCTCTGA
- a CDS encoding PLP-dependent aminotransferase family protein encodes MTAEQLISFARGAPSLDIVDVEGLKAAAVRAFDADPAGITAYGTSVGYPPLRKWIAEKHGVEADQVLITNGSLQADAFLFDHLVRRGDAVVVERPTYDRTLLNLQQMGGEIHGVTIQPDGLDTAELRKLLESGVRPRLAHVIPNYQNPAGVTLSLEKRRELLDLAAEYGFTIFEDDPYADIRFRGEPLPSMLSMDSRGVVVHASSFTKTVCPGVRVGYLVGPADVIATIAKRATSLYISPGMVSEAIVHQFCVSGEIERSIHTVRSALGERAVVLAESLRRHIPEARFVEPDGGYFLWVELPEDVDVDRLAPAAAERGVAVVKGSDFMIDGGRHALRLAFSAVTADRIDEGVRRLAEAMAAVRG; translated from the coding sequence ATGACCGCCGAGCAGCTGATCTCCTTCGCCCGTGGCGCTCCCTCGTTGGACATCGTCGATGTCGAGGGGCTCAAGGCCGCCGCCGTCCGCGCCTTCGACGCCGACCCCGCCGGGATCACGGCGTACGGCACCTCTGTCGGCTACCCGCCCCTGCGGAAGTGGATCGCGGAGAAGCACGGCGTCGAGGCCGACCAGGTGCTGATCACCAACGGCTCGCTCCAGGCCGACGCGTTCCTCTTCGACCACCTGGTGCGCCGGGGCGACGCGGTGGTCGTCGAGCGCCCGACGTACGACCGGACGCTGCTCAACCTCCAGCAGATGGGCGGCGAGATCCACGGCGTGACGATCCAGCCCGACGGTCTGGACACGGCCGAGCTGCGCAAGCTGCTGGAGTCGGGGGTCCGGCCCCGGCTGGCCCACGTCATCCCGAACTACCAGAACCCGGCCGGCGTGACCCTCTCCCTGGAGAAGCGTCGCGAGCTGCTCGACCTGGCCGCCGAGTACGGCTTCACGATCTTCGAGGACGACCCGTACGCGGACATCCGCTTCCGGGGCGAGCCGCTGCCCTCGATGCTGTCGATGGACAGCCGGGGCGTCGTGGTGCACGCCTCCAGCTTCACGAAGACGGTCTGCCCGGGCGTCCGCGTCGGTTACCTGGTCGGCCCCGCGGACGTGATCGCGACGATCGCCAAGCGGGCCACCAGCCTCTACATCTCGCCCGGCATGGTCTCCGAGGCGATCGTGCACCAGTTCTGCGTCTCCGGTGAGATCGAGCGGTCGATCCACACGGTGCGGAGCGCGCTCGGCGAGCGCGCCGTGGTGCTGGCCGAGTCGCTGCGCCGGCACATCCCCGAGGCGCGGTTCGTGGAGCCGGACGGCGGCTACTTCCTCTGGGTCGAGCTGCCCGAGGACGTGGACGTCGACCGGCTCGCCCCGGCGGCGGCCGAGCGTGGCGTCGCGGTGGTCAAGGGCAGCGACTTCATGATCGACGGCGGCCGCCACGCGCTCCGGCTGGCCTTCTCCGCGGTGACGGCCGACCGCATCGACGAGGGTGTCCGGCGGCTGGCCGAGGCGATGGCGGCCGTCCGAGGCTAG
- a CDS encoding PH domain-containing protein, producing the protein MTPQSSPARQWRVPPLLPAVKALGALVLVALGLLFAGEDRIQLVLAGLAAAALLGWALRDLVAPVRLAADPEGITVIQGYARRRRLPWAAVEAIRVERRTRRGLTAETLEIDAGESLHLFGRYDLDAPPEEVAAALEAARAAAR; encoded by the coding sequence GTGACTCCACAGTCGTCCCCGGCCCGGCAGTGGCGGGTGCCGCCCCTGCTGCCGGCGGTCAAGGCGCTCGGCGCGCTCGTGCTGGTCGCGCTGGGCCTGCTCTTCGCGGGCGAGGACCGGATCCAGCTCGTGCTCGCCGGCCTGGCCGCGGCCGCGCTGCTCGGGTGGGCGCTTCGCGACCTGGTCGCGCCGGTCCGGCTGGCCGCCGACCCGGAGGGGATCACAGTGATCCAGGGCTACGCCCGCCGCCGACGCCTTCCCTGGGCGGCCGTGGAGGCGATCCGGGTGGAGCGGCGTACGCGGCGCGGGCTCACCGCCGAGACGCTGGAGATCGACGCGGGCGAGTCGCTGCACCTGTTCGGCCGCTACGACCTGGACGCGCCGCCCGAGGAGGTCGCCGCCGCGCTGGAGGCCGCCCGCGCCGCCGCGCGCTGA
- a CDS encoding DUF11 domain-containing protein, with protein sequence MPVIRFVRSSRPGGPALRAGVAALALTTAATALGAGPVSAAPPRADLGLTVTPDPARVLVAGQVAGIGVDLLNHGRATAEGVTLTFRLPQGVAPAGEGGVPSDSPWHCVLSTPVTSCTHPALAAGAAAAPLKLQVRLPAGQDGGTLTVPVGVTTTSRESSTADNAGTAVFTYDASIVVPEPEVADLGLTVTPDPERVLVDGQAAGVGLALVNRGNAVADGINLHVRLPDGVTVAGEGGGVPADGPWQCDVSAPVVACTHPALAAGEAAAALTLGVRLPGGTDGSTITVPVDVSTTSEEANSGDNIGDAVFTYDASIVPEPHGADLRFTTLDVRPYWVVAGDTVRTTWEFENVGDMVAEDVTMRITLDPRLRPVAADGVAAPWQCTTVTDGWDCRHAPMVTGEQAVIALDFTVVGGVAGDLIPFQGVLTTATPELPSGANEIGTSVEFADTSTVHGQLWQDLDGDGRRDAEDVAVDPVAANASVWVVPTFAGQPNGTPIAVPVAADGSWTVEVKPNQYRVEVRVAATYDFTGRDATDDAVDSDVSRYAVEGDEVIGHSVDQYVPNGSEWQVDAGLVRVTS encoded by the coding sequence ATGCCCGTCATCCGCTTCGTCCGTTCCAGTCGTCCCGGCGGCCCGGCGCTGCGCGCCGGAGTCGCCGCCCTCGCCCTCACCACCGCCGCCACGGCCCTCGGCGCCGGCCCGGTCTCCGCCGCCCCGCCCCGCGCCGACCTGGGGCTCACCGTGACGCCCGACCCGGCACGCGTCCTGGTGGCCGGTCAGGTGGCCGGCATCGGGGTCGACCTGCTCAATCACGGTCGTGCCACCGCCGAGGGCGTCACTCTCACCTTCCGCCTCCCGCAGGGCGTCGCGCCCGCCGGTGAGGGCGGCGTCCCGTCCGACAGCCCGTGGCACTGCGTCCTCTCGACCCCGGTCACGAGCTGCACGCACCCGGCGCTCGCCGCCGGGGCGGCCGCCGCCCCGCTGAAGCTTCAGGTGCGGCTGCCGGCCGGGCAGGACGGCGGCACCCTCACCGTGCCGGTCGGCGTGACCACGACCAGCCGGGAGAGTTCCACCGCCGACAACGCCGGTACGGCCGTCTTCACCTACGACGCGAGCATCGTGGTACCCGAGCCGGAGGTCGCGGACCTCGGGCTCACGGTCACCCCGGATCCGGAGCGGGTCCTGGTCGACGGCCAGGCGGCCGGCGTCGGGTTGGCCCTGGTCAACCGGGGCAACGCCGTCGCCGACGGAATCAACCTCCACGTCCGGCTGCCCGACGGCGTGACCGTCGCCGGCGAAGGCGGCGGGGTGCCGGCGGACGGCCCCTGGCAGTGTGACGTCTCCGCGCCGGTGGTCGCCTGTACGCACCCGGCGCTCGCCGCGGGGGAGGCCGCCGCCGCGCTGACCCTGGGGGTGCGGCTCCCGGGCGGCACGGACGGGTCGACCATCACCGTGCCGGTGGACGTGAGCACCACCAGCGAGGAAGCGAACAGCGGCGACAACATCGGCGACGCGGTCTTCACCTACGACGCGAGCATCGTGCCCGAGCCGCACGGCGCCGACCTCCGGTTCACCACCCTCGACGTCCGGCCCTACTGGGTGGTCGCGGGTGACACGGTCCGTACGACCTGGGAGTTCGAGAACGTCGGCGACATGGTGGCCGAGGACGTCACCATGCGGATCACCCTTGACCCGCGGCTGCGCCCGGTCGCCGCCGACGGGGTGGCCGCGCCGTGGCAGTGCACCACCGTCACCGACGGGTGGGACTGCCGGCACGCGCCGATGGTCACGGGCGAGCAGGCGGTGATCGCCCTCGACTTCACGGTGGTCGGCGGCGTCGCGGGTGACCTGATCCCGTTCCAGGGCGTGCTCACCACCGCCACGCCGGAGTTGCCCTCGGGGGCCAACGAGATCGGCACCAGCGTCGAGTTCGCGGACACCAGCACCGTGCACGGTCAGCTCTGGCAGGACCTGGACGGCGACGGCCGGCGCGACGCCGAGGACGTGGCGGTCGACCCGGTCGCCGCGAACGCCTCGGTGTGGGTGGTGCCGACCTTCGCCGGGCAGCCGAACGGCACCCCGATCGCCGTGCCGGTGGCCGCCGACGGCAGTTGGACCGTGGAGGTCAAGCCGAACCAGTACCGGGTCGAGGTGCGGGTCGCGGCCACGTACGACTTCACCGGGCGGGACGCCACCGACGACGCCGTGGACTCGGACGTCTCCCGGTACGCCGTCGAGGGCGACGAGGTGATCGGCCACAGCGTCGACCAGTACGTGCCGAACGGCAGCGAGTGGCAGGTCGACGCCGGACTGGTACGCGTCACCTCCTGA